One part of the Gossypium raimondii isolate GPD5lz chromosome 1, ASM2569854v1, whole genome shotgun sequence genome encodes these proteins:
- the LOC105774674 gene encoding TNF receptor-associated factor homolog 1a isoform X1 yields MTGIVSEGSGGDRSVEGISNGQCFQSGEALAEWRSSEQVENGTPSTSPPYWDSDDDYDSGLKPSELYGKYTWKIEKFSQINKRELRSNAFEIGGYKWYILIYPQGCDVCNHLSLFLCVANHDKLLPGLILSLNFNLDSLSYCILLLDLYGSSLYSKTGWSHFAQFTIAVVNKDPKKSKYSDTLHRFWKKEHDWGWKKFMELSKLYDGFIESDTLIIKAQVQVVREKVDRPFRCLDRQYRRELVRVYLTNVEQICFRFLDDRRNKLGSLIEDKATWSSFCAFWFGIDQSTRCRMSREKTDMILKVVVKHFFIEKEVTSTLVMDSLYSGLKALEVQSKGNKTKSKLLDAEEMPAPIVRVEKDMFVLVDDVLVLLERAAALEPLPPKDEKGPQNRSKDGNSGEYFNKDSIERDERRLTELGRRTVEIFILSHIFSNKIEVAYQEAVAWKRQEELIREEAAWLAESEQKAKRGASEKEKKSKKKQAKQKRNNRKSKDKGREEKAFVAAKEKHQEDNRDNETDASMMVEVQLVPEKSYLPDDVSDVSEAVDCGIEALQPDSEDRCASPVGWDTDTSEVHPPTEASSSGISSLSCMQNEVADKRSPSTMDDSSSTCSTDSVPSVVTNGSYKGNLFSNNQNKKSPSRGKNQLSKTSSDDGSWITETDNQPPSPALDGGDCNDASESSKAGESESEAALSSSLDQTTWVDQDALKKEVVLLQKKPSTHDPVDLERPKGKTVAIPSSPRNLRPTAKFGSDYSIAVSVGSVLVRKASSNDLRQSDQPASSKTSIQMTSIPKSEIQKAATSKPAENPVTPQVPVMSSPSSAPQISSLRPTAPVVSMVQTTAVLSRSVSAAGCLGPNTTPATSYVPQSYRNALGNHVAPGSSHPNFSSSVAYSQPPASVPAPVYIPQSSERTDPNSVQPGFPFGMVTRDSLPNAPGWIESSQRDATTSMHSIPSSLLEIENLDLSTDFPGCTTGRQTQGVFADEFPHLDIINDLLDEEHNVGRVARSATRFHSLGLLNRHVSSPSNLGMLGETVSSCGFEQAWSYWNNGFQQGYRNSLGNHCDTSREYIPQPSPLPYANGLTDGLTPTHWPMASLGMRNADAVNYPYYGREYSNLVCGVNGYSVFRPSDGL; encoded by the exons GGCTGAAGCCTTCTGAATTATATGGGAAGTATACATGGAAGATAGAGAAATTTTCGCAGATTAACAAAAGAGAACTTCGCAGTAATGCATTTGAAATTGGTGGCTACAAGTG gtacattttaatttatccaCAAGGTTGTGATGTTTGTAATCATCTCTCATTGTTTCTCTGTGTTGCTAATCATGACAAACTTCTTCCAGGTTTGATATTATCactaaatttcaatttggaTTCACTATCATATTGTATTCTGTTATTGGACTTATATGGTTCCTCTCTCTACTCCAAGACAGGTTGGAGTCATTTTGCACAGTTTACAATAGCTGTTGTGAATAAAGatccaaagaaatcaaaatattcaG ATACTTTACATCGATTTTGGAAGAAAGAGCATGACTGGGGATGGAAAAAGTTTATGGAGCTCTCAAAACTTTATGATGGATTTATAGAATCTGACACACTAATCATAAAAGCTCAAGTTCAAGTGGTTAG GGAGAAAGTAGACCGCCCTTTTCGTTGCCTTGATCGTCAATATAGGAGAGAACTTGTTAGAGTATATTTGACAAATGTAGAGCAAATTTGTTTCCGTTTTTTGGATGACAGACGAAATAAACTGGGGAGCTTGATAGAAGACAAAGCTACGTGGTCAAg CTTTTGTGCTTTTTGGTTTGGGATAGACCAAAGTACCAGATGCCGAATGTCTAGGGAGAAAACAGATATGATTTTGAAAGTAGTTGTGAAGCACTTTTTTATAGAGAAGGAGGTGACATCTACTTTGGTAATGGATTCGCTATATAGTGGGTTGAAGGCTCTCGAAGTCCAGAGTAAAGGCAACAAAACAAAGTCAAAGTTATTGGATGCTGAAGAAATGCCAGCTCCAATTGTTCGTGTTGAAAAAGATATGTTTGTATTAGTGGATGATGTGCTAGTTCTTCTAGAAAGGGCTGCTGCTTTAGAACCATTACCACCGAAAGATGAGAAAGGTCCTCAAAACCGATCAAAG GATGGGAATTCTGGAGAGTATTTCAACAAAGATTCAATTGAGCGTGATGAAAGGCGCCTTACAGAATTGGGCCGCAGGACAGTGGAAATATTTATTCTCTCTCATATTTTCAG CAACAAAATAGAAGTTGCCTACCAGGAAGCTGTTGCTTGGAAGAGGCAAGAAGAGCTCATCCGGGAAGAAGCTGCATGGCTGGCTGAAAGCGAGCAGAAGGCTAAACGAGGAGCATctgagaaagagaaaaaatctAAGAAAAAACAG GCTAAGCAAAAACGAAATAATCGAAAAAGCAAAGATAAAGGGAGGGAGGAAAAGGCTTTTGTGGCAGCGAAGGAGAAACACCAAGAAGATAACCGAGACAATGAAACGGATGCCTCTATGATGGTGGAGGTGCAGCTGGTGCCTGAAAAATCTTATCTTCCAGATGATGTTTCCGATGTTTCTGAAGCAGTTGATTGTGGCATTGAAGCTCTTCAGCCTGATTCAGAAGACAGATGTGCTAGTCCTGTTGGTTGGGATACAGATACATCCGAAGTTCACCCTCCCACAGAAGCTAGTAGCAGTGGAATAAGTAGCTTATCATGTATGCAAAATGAAGTAGCTGATAAAAGGAGCCCATCTACGATGGATGATAGTTCCTCAACATGTTCGACAGATTCGGTACCATCAGTAGTAACAAATGGCTCCTATAAAGGCAACTTATTTTCAAACAACCAAAATAAGAAATCACCTAGCAG AGGAAAGAACCAGCTAAGTAAAACGTCAAGTGATGATGGTAGTTGGATCACAGAAACTGATAATCAGCCGCCTTCCCCTGCATTAGATGGAGGGGATTGTAATGATGCTTCTGAAAGCAGCAAGGCAGGTGAATCCGAGTCCGAGGCTGCTCTTTCCTCCTCGCTGGACCAGACTACTTGGGTTGACCAGGATGCTCTTAAGAAG GAAGTTGTTTTGCTGCAAAAGAAACCAAGCACCCACGATCCGGTTGATTTAGAAAGGCCTAAGGGGAAGACAGTTGCTATACCATCCTCTCCGAGAAATCTGCGACCGACTGCTAAGTTTGGGTCAGATTACAGTATTGCTGTCAGTGTAGGTTCTGTGCTAGTTAGGAAGGCATCGTCAAATGACCTGCGGCAGAGTGATCAACCTGCATCTTCGAAAACATCGATCCAAATGACTAGTATACCAAAATCCGAGATTCAAAAGGCTGCAACTTCAAAACCAGCTGAAAATCCTGTGACCCCACAAGTGCCTGTGATGTCAAGTCCCTCTAGTGCTCCTCAAATTTCTAGTCTTAGGCCAACTGCTCCTGTTGTTTCTATGGTTCAAACAACTGCGGTTCTTTCTCGTTCTGTTAGCGCAGCTGGCTGTTTAGGTCCCAACACAACCCCAGCTACAAGTTATGTTCCTCAATCTTACAGAAATGCCTTGGGTAACCATGTTGCTCCTGGTTCTAGTCATCCTAACTTCTCTAGCTCAGTAGCATACTCACAACCACCAGCCTCGGTACCTGCACCAGTGTATATACCCCAGAGCTCAGAGAGGACGGACCCAAATTCTGTGCAACCAGGCTTTCCATTTGGCATGGTAACTCGGGATAGCCTGCCAAATGCACCCGGGTGGATTGAGAGTTCTCAAAGGGATGCCACTACAAGTATGCACTCTATTCCTTCTTCATTGCTTGAGATTGAAAATCTTGACTTGTCTACTGATTTTCCAGGCTGCACAACCGGACGTCAGACCCAAGGTGTCTTTGCCGATGAGTTCCCCCATCTCGATATCATCAATGACTTGCTTGACGAGGAACACAATGTCGGGAGGGTAGCCAGGTCAGCAACACGCTTCCATTCTCTTGGTTTATTAAACCGTCATGTTTCGTCTCCATCCAATTTGGGCATGTTGGGTGAGACAGTATCCTCATGCGGGTTTGAACAAGCATGGAGTTACTGGAACAATGGGTTCCAGCAAGGTTACAGAAATTCCTTGGGAAACCATTGCGATACATCTAGAGAATATATTCCACAACCTAGCCCCCTACCTTATGCCAATGGACTAACTGATGGATTGACCCCAACACATTGGCCAATGGCTTCACTTGGCATGAGGAATGCTGATGCAGTCAATTATCCATACTACGGTCGAGAGTATTCTAATCTGGTCTGTGGTGTCAACGGCTATTCAGTATTCCGACCATCCGATGGACTCTAA
- the LOC105774674 gene encoding TNF receptor-associated factor homolog 1a isoform X3, with product MTGIVSEGSGGDRSVEGISNGQCFQSGEALAEWRSSEQVENGTPSTSPPYWDSDDDYDSGLKPSELYGKYTWKIEKFSQINKRELRSNAFEIGGYKWYILIYPQGCDVCNHLSLFLCVANHDKLLPGWSHFAQFTIAVVNKDPKKSKYSDTLHRFWKKEHDWGWKKFMELSKLYDGFIESDTLIIKAQVQVVREKVDRPFRCLDRQYRRELVRVYLTNVEQICFRFLDDRRNKLGSLIEDKATWSSFCAFWFGIDQSTRCRMSREKTDMILKVVVKHFFIEKEVTSTLVMDSLYSGLKALEVQSKGNKTKSKLLDAEEMPAPIVRVEKDMFVLVDDVLVLLERAAALEPLPPKDEKGPQNRSKDGNSGEYFNKDSIERDERRLTELGRRTVEIFILSHIFSNKIEVAYQEAVAWKRQEELIREEAAWLAESEQKAKRGASEKEKKSKKKQAKQKRNNRKSKDKGREEKAFVAAKEKHQEDNRDNETDASMMVEVQLVPEKSYLPDDVSDVSEAVDCGIEALQPDSEDRCASPVGWDTDTSEVHPPTEASSSGISSLSCMQNEVADKRSPSTMDDSSSTCSTDSVPSVVTNGSYKGNLFSNNQNKKSPSRGKNQLSKTSSDDGSWITETDNQPPSPALDGGDCNDASESSKAGESESEAALSSSLDQTTWVDQDALKKEVVLLQKKPSTHDPVDLERPKGKTVAIPSSPRNLRPTAKFGSDYSIAVSVGSVLVRKASSNDLRQSDQPASSKTSIQMTSIPKSEIQKAATSKPAENPVTPQVPVMSSPSSAPQISSLRPTAPVVSMVQTTAVLSRSVSAAGCLGPNTTPATSYVPQSYRNALGNHVAPGSSHPNFSSSVAYSQPPASVPAPVYIPQSSERTDPNSVQPGFPFGMVTRDSLPNAPGWIESSQRDATTSMHSIPSSLLEIENLDLSTDFPGCTTGRQTQGVFADEFPHLDIINDLLDEEHNVGRVARSATRFHSLGLLNRHVSSPSNLGMLGETVSSCGFEQAWSYWNNGFQQGYRNSLGNHCDTSREYIPQPSPLPYANGLTDGLTPTHWPMASLGMRNADAVNYPYYGREYSNLVCGVNGYSVFRPSDGL from the exons GGCTGAAGCCTTCTGAATTATATGGGAAGTATACATGGAAGATAGAGAAATTTTCGCAGATTAACAAAAGAGAACTTCGCAGTAATGCATTTGAAATTGGTGGCTACAAGTG gtacattttaatttatccaCAAGGTTGTGATGTTTGTAATCATCTCTCATTGTTTCTCTGTGTTGCTAATCATGACAAACTTCTTCCAG GTTGGAGTCATTTTGCACAGTTTACAATAGCTGTTGTGAATAAAGatccaaagaaatcaaaatattcaG ATACTTTACATCGATTTTGGAAGAAAGAGCATGACTGGGGATGGAAAAAGTTTATGGAGCTCTCAAAACTTTATGATGGATTTATAGAATCTGACACACTAATCATAAAAGCTCAAGTTCAAGTGGTTAG GGAGAAAGTAGACCGCCCTTTTCGTTGCCTTGATCGTCAATATAGGAGAGAACTTGTTAGAGTATATTTGACAAATGTAGAGCAAATTTGTTTCCGTTTTTTGGATGACAGACGAAATAAACTGGGGAGCTTGATAGAAGACAAAGCTACGTGGTCAAg CTTTTGTGCTTTTTGGTTTGGGATAGACCAAAGTACCAGATGCCGAATGTCTAGGGAGAAAACAGATATGATTTTGAAAGTAGTTGTGAAGCACTTTTTTATAGAGAAGGAGGTGACATCTACTTTGGTAATGGATTCGCTATATAGTGGGTTGAAGGCTCTCGAAGTCCAGAGTAAAGGCAACAAAACAAAGTCAAAGTTATTGGATGCTGAAGAAATGCCAGCTCCAATTGTTCGTGTTGAAAAAGATATGTTTGTATTAGTGGATGATGTGCTAGTTCTTCTAGAAAGGGCTGCTGCTTTAGAACCATTACCACCGAAAGATGAGAAAGGTCCTCAAAACCGATCAAAG GATGGGAATTCTGGAGAGTATTTCAACAAAGATTCAATTGAGCGTGATGAAAGGCGCCTTACAGAATTGGGCCGCAGGACAGTGGAAATATTTATTCTCTCTCATATTTTCAG CAACAAAATAGAAGTTGCCTACCAGGAAGCTGTTGCTTGGAAGAGGCAAGAAGAGCTCATCCGGGAAGAAGCTGCATGGCTGGCTGAAAGCGAGCAGAAGGCTAAACGAGGAGCATctgagaaagagaaaaaatctAAGAAAAAACAG GCTAAGCAAAAACGAAATAATCGAAAAAGCAAAGATAAAGGGAGGGAGGAAAAGGCTTTTGTGGCAGCGAAGGAGAAACACCAAGAAGATAACCGAGACAATGAAACGGATGCCTCTATGATGGTGGAGGTGCAGCTGGTGCCTGAAAAATCTTATCTTCCAGATGATGTTTCCGATGTTTCTGAAGCAGTTGATTGTGGCATTGAAGCTCTTCAGCCTGATTCAGAAGACAGATGTGCTAGTCCTGTTGGTTGGGATACAGATACATCCGAAGTTCACCCTCCCACAGAAGCTAGTAGCAGTGGAATAAGTAGCTTATCATGTATGCAAAATGAAGTAGCTGATAAAAGGAGCCCATCTACGATGGATGATAGTTCCTCAACATGTTCGACAGATTCGGTACCATCAGTAGTAACAAATGGCTCCTATAAAGGCAACTTATTTTCAAACAACCAAAATAAGAAATCACCTAGCAG AGGAAAGAACCAGCTAAGTAAAACGTCAAGTGATGATGGTAGTTGGATCACAGAAACTGATAATCAGCCGCCTTCCCCTGCATTAGATGGAGGGGATTGTAATGATGCTTCTGAAAGCAGCAAGGCAGGTGAATCCGAGTCCGAGGCTGCTCTTTCCTCCTCGCTGGACCAGACTACTTGGGTTGACCAGGATGCTCTTAAGAAG GAAGTTGTTTTGCTGCAAAAGAAACCAAGCACCCACGATCCGGTTGATTTAGAAAGGCCTAAGGGGAAGACAGTTGCTATACCATCCTCTCCGAGAAATCTGCGACCGACTGCTAAGTTTGGGTCAGATTACAGTATTGCTGTCAGTGTAGGTTCTGTGCTAGTTAGGAAGGCATCGTCAAATGACCTGCGGCAGAGTGATCAACCTGCATCTTCGAAAACATCGATCCAAATGACTAGTATACCAAAATCCGAGATTCAAAAGGCTGCAACTTCAAAACCAGCTGAAAATCCTGTGACCCCACAAGTGCCTGTGATGTCAAGTCCCTCTAGTGCTCCTCAAATTTCTAGTCTTAGGCCAACTGCTCCTGTTGTTTCTATGGTTCAAACAACTGCGGTTCTTTCTCGTTCTGTTAGCGCAGCTGGCTGTTTAGGTCCCAACACAACCCCAGCTACAAGTTATGTTCCTCAATCTTACAGAAATGCCTTGGGTAACCATGTTGCTCCTGGTTCTAGTCATCCTAACTTCTCTAGCTCAGTAGCATACTCACAACCACCAGCCTCGGTACCTGCACCAGTGTATATACCCCAGAGCTCAGAGAGGACGGACCCAAATTCTGTGCAACCAGGCTTTCCATTTGGCATGGTAACTCGGGATAGCCTGCCAAATGCACCCGGGTGGATTGAGAGTTCTCAAAGGGATGCCACTACAAGTATGCACTCTATTCCTTCTTCATTGCTTGAGATTGAAAATCTTGACTTGTCTACTGATTTTCCAGGCTGCACAACCGGACGTCAGACCCAAGGTGTCTTTGCCGATGAGTTCCCCCATCTCGATATCATCAATGACTTGCTTGACGAGGAACACAATGTCGGGAGGGTAGCCAGGTCAGCAACACGCTTCCATTCTCTTGGTTTATTAAACCGTCATGTTTCGTCTCCATCCAATTTGGGCATGTTGGGTGAGACAGTATCCTCATGCGGGTTTGAACAAGCATGGAGTTACTGGAACAATGGGTTCCAGCAAGGTTACAGAAATTCCTTGGGAAACCATTGCGATACATCTAGAGAATATATTCCACAACCTAGCCCCCTACCTTATGCCAATGGACTAACTGATGGATTGACCCCAACACATTGGCCAATGGCTTCACTTGGCATGAGGAATGCTGATGCAGTCAATTATCCATACTACGGTCGAGAGTATTCTAATCTGGTCTGTGGTGTCAACGGCTATTCAGTATTCCGACCATCCGATGGACTCTAA
- the LOC105774674 gene encoding TNF receptor-associated factor homolog 1b isoform X5 codes for MTGIVSEGSGGDRSVEGISNGQCFQSGEALAEWRSSEQVENGTPSTSPPYWDSDDDYDSGLKPSELYGKYTWKIEKFSQINKRELRSNAFEIGGYKWYILIYPQGCDVCNHLSLFLCVANHDKLLPGLILSLNFNLDSLSYCILLLDLYGSSLYSKTGWSHFAQFTIAVVNKDPKKSKYSDTLHRFWKKEHDWGWKKFMELSKLYDGFIESDTLIIKAQVQVVREKVDRPFRCLDRQYRRELVRVYLTNVEQICFRFLDDRRNKLGSLIEDKATWSSFCAFWFGIDQSTRCRMSREKTDMILKVVVKHFFIEKEVTSTLVMDSLYSGLKALEVQSKGNKTKSKLLDAEEMPAPIVRVEKDMFVLVDDVLVLLERAAALEPLPPKDEKGPQNRSKDGNSGEYFNKDSIERDERRLTELGRRTVEIFILSHIFSNKIEVAYQEAVAWKRQEELIREEAAWLAESEQKAKRGASEKEKKSKKKQAKQKRNNRKSKDKGREEKAFVAAKEKHQEDNRDNETDASMMVEVQLVPEKSYLPDDVSDVSEAVDCGIEALQPDSEDRCASPVGWDTDTSEVHPPTEASSSGISSLSCMQNEVADKRSPSTMDDSSSTCSTDSVPSVVTNGSYKGNLFSNNQNKKSPSRGKNQLSKTSSDDGSWITETDNQPPSPALDGGDCNDASESSKAGESESEAALSSSLDQTTWVDQDALKKEVVLLQKKPSTHDPVDLERPKGKTVAIPSSPRNLRPTAKFGSDYSIAVSVGSVLVRKASSNDLRQSDQPASSKTSIQMTSIPKSEIQKAATSKPAENPVTPQVPVMSSPSSAPQISSLRPTAPVVSMVQTTAVLSRSVSAAGCLGPNTTPATSYVPQSYRNALGNHVAPGSSHPNFSSSVAYSQPPASVPAPVYIPQSSERTDPNSVQPGFPFGMVTRDSLPNAPGWIESSQRDATTSMHSIPSSLLEIENLDLSTDFPGCTTGRQTQGVFADEFPHLDIINDLLDEEHNVGRVASILMRV; via the exons GGCTGAAGCCTTCTGAATTATATGGGAAGTATACATGGAAGATAGAGAAATTTTCGCAGATTAACAAAAGAGAACTTCGCAGTAATGCATTTGAAATTGGTGGCTACAAGTG gtacattttaatttatccaCAAGGTTGTGATGTTTGTAATCATCTCTCATTGTTTCTCTGTGTTGCTAATCATGACAAACTTCTTCCAGGTTTGATATTATCactaaatttcaatttggaTTCACTATCATATTGTATTCTGTTATTGGACTTATATGGTTCCTCTCTCTACTCCAAGACAGGTTGGAGTCATTTTGCACAGTTTACAATAGCTGTTGTGAATAAAGatccaaagaaatcaaaatattcaG ATACTTTACATCGATTTTGGAAGAAAGAGCATGACTGGGGATGGAAAAAGTTTATGGAGCTCTCAAAACTTTATGATGGATTTATAGAATCTGACACACTAATCATAAAAGCTCAAGTTCAAGTGGTTAG GGAGAAAGTAGACCGCCCTTTTCGTTGCCTTGATCGTCAATATAGGAGAGAACTTGTTAGAGTATATTTGACAAATGTAGAGCAAATTTGTTTCCGTTTTTTGGATGACAGACGAAATAAACTGGGGAGCTTGATAGAAGACAAAGCTACGTGGTCAAg CTTTTGTGCTTTTTGGTTTGGGATAGACCAAAGTACCAGATGCCGAATGTCTAGGGAGAAAACAGATATGATTTTGAAAGTAGTTGTGAAGCACTTTTTTATAGAGAAGGAGGTGACATCTACTTTGGTAATGGATTCGCTATATAGTGGGTTGAAGGCTCTCGAAGTCCAGAGTAAAGGCAACAAAACAAAGTCAAAGTTATTGGATGCTGAAGAAATGCCAGCTCCAATTGTTCGTGTTGAAAAAGATATGTTTGTATTAGTGGATGATGTGCTAGTTCTTCTAGAAAGGGCTGCTGCTTTAGAACCATTACCACCGAAAGATGAGAAAGGTCCTCAAAACCGATCAAAG GATGGGAATTCTGGAGAGTATTTCAACAAAGATTCAATTGAGCGTGATGAAAGGCGCCTTACAGAATTGGGCCGCAGGACAGTGGAAATATTTATTCTCTCTCATATTTTCAG CAACAAAATAGAAGTTGCCTACCAGGAAGCTGTTGCTTGGAAGAGGCAAGAAGAGCTCATCCGGGAAGAAGCTGCATGGCTGGCTGAAAGCGAGCAGAAGGCTAAACGAGGAGCATctgagaaagagaaaaaatctAAGAAAAAACAG GCTAAGCAAAAACGAAATAATCGAAAAAGCAAAGATAAAGGGAGGGAGGAAAAGGCTTTTGTGGCAGCGAAGGAGAAACACCAAGAAGATAACCGAGACAATGAAACGGATGCCTCTATGATGGTGGAGGTGCAGCTGGTGCCTGAAAAATCTTATCTTCCAGATGATGTTTCCGATGTTTCTGAAGCAGTTGATTGTGGCATTGAAGCTCTTCAGCCTGATTCAGAAGACAGATGTGCTAGTCCTGTTGGTTGGGATACAGATACATCCGAAGTTCACCCTCCCACAGAAGCTAGTAGCAGTGGAATAAGTAGCTTATCATGTATGCAAAATGAAGTAGCTGATAAAAGGAGCCCATCTACGATGGATGATAGTTCCTCAACATGTTCGACAGATTCGGTACCATCAGTAGTAACAAATGGCTCCTATAAAGGCAACTTATTTTCAAACAACCAAAATAAGAAATCACCTAGCAG AGGAAAGAACCAGCTAAGTAAAACGTCAAGTGATGATGGTAGTTGGATCACAGAAACTGATAATCAGCCGCCTTCCCCTGCATTAGATGGAGGGGATTGTAATGATGCTTCTGAAAGCAGCAAGGCAGGTGAATCCGAGTCCGAGGCTGCTCTTTCCTCCTCGCTGGACCAGACTACTTGGGTTGACCAGGATGCTCTTAAGAAG GAAGTTGTTTTGCTGCAAAAGAAACCAAGCACCCACGATCCGGTTGATTTAGAAAGGCCTAAGGGGAAGACAGTTGCTATACCATCCTCTCCGAGAAATCTGCGACCGACTGCTAAGTTTGGGTCAGATTACAGTATTGCTGTCAGTGTAGGTTCTGTGCTAGTTAGGAAGGCATCGTCAAATGACCTGCGGCAGAGTGATCAACCTGCATCTTCGAAAACATCGATCCAAATGACTAGTATACCAAAATCCGAGATTCAAAAGGCTGCAACTTCAAAACCAGCTGAAAATCCTGTGACCCCACAAGTGCCTGTGATGTCAAGTCCCTCTAGTGCTCCTCAAATTTCTAGTCTTAGGCCAACTGCTCCTGTTGTTTCTATGGTTCAAACAACTGCGGTTCTTTCTCGTTCTGTTAGCGCAGCTGGCTGTTTAGGTCCCAACACAACCCCAGCTACAAGTTATGTTCCTCAATCTTACAGAAATGCCTTGGGTAACCATGTTGCTCCTGGTTCTAGTCATCCTAACTTCTCTAGCTCAGTAGCATACTCACAACCACCAGCCTCGGTACCTGCACCAGTGTATATACCCCAGAGCTCAGAGAGGACGGACCCAAATTCTGTGCAACCAGGCTTTCCATTTGGCATGGTAACTCGGGATAGCCTGCCAAATGCACCCGGGTGGATTGAGAGTTCTCAAAGGGATGCCACTACAAGTATGCACTCTATTCCTTCTTCATTGCTTGAGATTGAAAATCTTGACTTGTCTACTGATTTTCCAGGCTGCACAACCGGACGTCAGACCCAAGGTGTCTTTGCCGATGAGTTCCCCCATCTCGATATCATCAATGACTTGCTTGACGAGGAACACAATGTCGGGAGGGTAGCCAG TATCCTCATGCGGGTTTGA